The following are encoded in a window of Legionella geestiana genomic DNA:
- a CDS encoding class I SAM-dependent methyltransferase, translating to MTLKAMYNTIAEHYATANRFGAITRSHDAAIAQIERFHLGQRPNYKVLDFGVGDGAFASRLNDTLADAHFTGIDVSREMLKRASSALPLTTIEASAADADRFLPPHSQDLVLAHFINAYIPISTLFREANLLTRANGHFSLITTTYESFPLAQRYLAEFIAKDTLLGRIVGHYYKAVVKNTTVANDLESLLNTFHENHFEVIAHERLSIPITINNVEELARFGIEGTWFLNTLSIRMLPRNFLLERLKRLFTGIFTFPYHDTHIIDVILAKK from the coding sequence GTGACCTTAAAGGCCATGTACAACACCATTGCCGAGCACTATGCCACGGCAAACCGCTTTGGCGCCATCACGCGTTCGCACGATGCCGCCATAGCGCAGATTGAGCGCTTTCACCTTGGACAACGCCCGAATTACAAAGTTTTGGATTTTGGTGTCGGCGATGGCGCTTTTGCGAGCCGTCTGAACGATACTCTCGCGGATGCACATTTTACCGGCATTGATGTTTCGCGTGAAATGTTAAAACGTGCCAGCTCTGCCCTGCCTCTGACGACCATCGAAGCGAGTGCGGCTGATGCCGACCGCTTTCTGCCGCCTCACAGTCAAGATCTCGTACTCGCGCACTTTATCAACGCCTACATTCCCATTAGTACCCTGTTTCGCGAAGCCAATCTGCTCACACGCGCCAATGGCCATTTTTCACTCATCACCACCACCTACGAATCGTTTCCACTGGCGCAGCGCTATCTCGCGGAATTTATCGCCAAAGACACGCTCCTTGGACGCATTGTCGGGCATTATTACAAGGCTGTGGTCAAAAACACGACTGTTGCCAATGATCTCGAATCACTGCTGAATACTTTCCATGAAAACCATTTTGAAGTAATTGCCCATGAGCGTCTCAGTATTCCGATTACCATCAACAATGTCGAGGAACTGGCGCGTTTTGGGATTGAGGGCACCTGGTTTCTAAACACGCTCTCGATTCGCATGCTGCCACGCAATTTTTTGCTGGAGCGTTTAAAGCGCCTGTTCACGGGCATATTTACCTTTCCTTACCACGACACCCACATTATTGATGTCATTCTCGCGAAGAAATGA
- the asnB gene encoding asparagine synthase (glutamine-hydrolyzing) translates to MCGIAGYISSQGHRNLQASLEAIQHRGPDASGVWIPENLPCAVGLGHVRLSILDTGTRANQPFCFGDSLALVFNGEIYNHASLREELQAKGYTFTTHSDTEVVLHAWREFGRECFSRFDGMFALALTDNEKGITVLARDRLGIKPLYWREDASGWQFCSEIKGLGALSSTRLQPDSAFFAEFLLNGFLYEPHSGFIGVEKVPPGHGLTIDWKHWKATPFTWAQPLNAPEGESLEELVDAAARLQSEADVPVGLFFSGGVDSSVLAASLGGRLKGFCATYPGREAEAATAKDIAERLHLPLEMAEMCAESRSPEDILEAFRAVAAGTGEPISDFTFLATAELSALARARGFKVMLSGMGADELFAGYPRYLMLRLRPLLRALSPLLRASASWLRKHPSLARKTDRLIRFAAEADFVKAYTQLIGYLGPEEVNALLQNPHACESFWARMRQYLRALTAKTDLEKALALDLTGFLAHNLTVTDMASMQHAVEIRVPLLADSLLAYAQSAKVSTLMGFRRGKQPLRALLAKKLPHLLVNQPKAGFNPPLDASINALGEARIAAILQKGPVSRVCCLSVMQSILSAHFSGKRNETCKIWQLLYFNFWLEHHGAFDERVNPQKSDMVESAA, encoded by the coding sequence ATGTGCGGAATTGCGGGTTATATCAGCAGTCAGGGGCACCGGAATTTACAGGCGTCTCTTGAAGCCATACAGCATCGCGGGCCGGATGCCTCAGGTGTCTGGATACCTGAAAACCTGCCCTGTGCCGTGGGGCTTGGGCATGTGCGCCTCAGCATTCTTGATACCGGCACACGTGCCAATCAGCCCTTTTGTTTTGGTGATTCCCTCGCGCTCGTTTTTAATGGCGAAATCTATAATCACGCGTCTTTGCGGGAAGAGCTTCAGGCGAAGGGATACACGTTCACGACCCATTCAGACACCGAGGTTGTGCTGCATGCCTGGCGGGAATTTGGCAGGGAGTGTTTCTCTCGATTTGATGGCATGTTCGCACTCGCACTGACTGACAACGAAAAGGGAATAACGGTATTGGCGCGCGATCGCCTTGGCATCAAACCGCTCTACTGGCGGGAAGACGCTTCAGGCTGGCAGTTTTGTTCCGAAATTAAAGGACTGGGCGCACTTTCCAGTACGCGCTTACAGCCCGACAGCGCTTTTTTCGCGGAATTTCTTTTAAATGGTTTTCTCTATGAGCCGCACAGCGGTTTTATCGGCGTAGAGAAAGTTCCGCCAGGGCACGGGCTAACCATCGATTGGAAGCACTGGAAGGCGACCCCTTTTACATGGGCGCAGCCACTCAATGCCCCAGAAGGCGAGAGTCTTGAAGAACTCGTAGACGCTGCCGCGCGGCTGCAGTCTGAAGCCGATGTGCCCGTTGGCCTTTTTTTTAGTGGCGGAGTTGATTCTTCAGTACTGGCGGCGTCTCTTGGCGGGCGACTCAAAGGCTTTTGTGCCACTTATCCCGGGCGTGAAGCGGAAGCCGCCACGGCAAAGGACATCGCAGAGCGGCTTCACTTGCCGCTTGAAATGGCAGAAATGTGCGCTGAGTCGCGCTCGCCCGAGGATATTCTTGAGGCTTTTCGTGCGGTTGCCGCCGGTACCGGTGAGCCGATTTCAGATTTTACGTTTCTTGCGACTGCCGAGCTTTCCGCACTCGCGCGTGCGCGTGGGTTTAAGGTCATGCTCTCCGGCATGGGTGCTGACGAGCTTTTTGCAGGCTACCCGCGCTACCTGATGCTGCGTCTGCGTCCTCTGCTGCGCGCGTTATCACCGCTTTTGCGTGCAAGTGCCAGCTGGTTGCGAAAGCACCCTTCCCTTGCGCGTAAAACCGACCGCCTTATCCGTTTTGCGGCAGAGGCAGACTTCGTCAAGGCTTATACACAGCTGATTGGATATCTGGGGCCAGAAGAAGTTAATGCGCTCCTGCAAAATCCTCATGCGTGTGAATCCTTCTGGGCAAGGATGCGCCAGTATCTGCGCGCGTTAACGGCTAAAACAGATCTTGAGAAGGCGCTCGCGCTTGACCTTACGGGCTTTCTCGCGCACAACCTTACGGTCACTGACATGGCCAGCATGCAGCATGCGGTCGAAATCCGTGTACCGCTTCTCGCAGACAGTCTGCTGGCATATGCACAAAGTGCTAAAGTCAGTACTCTGATGGGGTTTCGACGTGGCAAGCAGCCTCTGCGGGCGTTGCTTGCCAAAAAACTGCCACACCTCCTTGTCAATCAGCCAAAAGCCGGTTTTAATCCGCCTCTTGATGCGAGCATCAATGCCCTTGGTGAGGCGCGCATTGCCGCTATTTTGCAAAAAGGGCCTGTGAGCCGCGTTTGCTGCCTGTCGGTCATGCAATCCATACTGAGTGCCCACTTCAGTGGAAAGCGCAATGAAACGTGCAAAATCTGGCAGTTGCTCTATTTTAATTTCTGGCTTGAGCACCATGGCGCATTTGATGAGCGGGTGAATCCTCAGAAGTCGGATATGGTAGAATCCGCGGCGTGA
- a CDS encoding glycosyltransferase family 4 protein, translated as MNLLLLSFYYEPDLSAGSFRTAALVRALKARYSDNVRIHVITSMPNRYASHTVSVASEEDIDGLRITRLTLPLHRGGMRAQVQAFTHFFFKSLRVARKENYDAVFATSSRLFTGFLGAIVARRQKAPLYFDVRDLFVDTLGDILPRPLMRLMSPFLRTIERFTFKTAARVNVVSEGFLPYCREHFQLEHCDVFTNGIDSLFLTPPETVEKASWATGGKKIILYAGNMGEGQGLEKIIPPMAVALAATHHFVLIGDGGRREALLNALEARDVQNVSLLSPVERKALVAAYLQADILFLHLNDCQAFLKVLPSKLFEYAAFTKPIAAGVAGFAEAFIARELPDVKVFTPCDAEHAVEVIRSMPSSIPPRGAFKARFARESIMQRLAEQLFALSKREHAA; from the coding sequence GTGAATCTTTTGCTGTTAAGTTTTTATTACGAGCCGGATTTATCGGCGGGTTCGTTTCGTACGGCGGCACTCGTGCGCGCGCTCAAGGCACGCTACTCTGATAACGTGCGCATCCATGTGATTACCAGTATGCCAAACCGCTACGCCTCACACACGGTTTCTGTAGCGTCTGAGGAAGACATCGACGGGCTTCGCATCACGCGACTTACCCTGCCTCTGCACCGGGGTGGCATGCGTGCCCAGGTTCAGGCGTTTACGCATTTTTTTTTCAAGTCGCTGCGTGTAGCCCGTAAAGAAAACTACGATGCGGTATTTGCGACCTCCTCGCGGCTTTTTACCGGTTTTTTGGGGGCGATTGTGGCACGCCGTCAGAAAGCACCACTGTATTTTGATGTGCGCGATTTGTTTGTTGATACCCTGGGTGATATTCTGCCGCGCCCGCTGATGCGGTTGATGTCGCCGTTTTTGCGCACCATTGAACGCTTTACATTCAAAACCGCTGCCAGGGTGAACGTTGTGTCCGAAGGGTTTTTGCCCTATTGCCGGGAGCACTTTCAGCTTGAACACTGCGATGTGTTCACTAACGGTATAGATTCATTATTTTTAACGCCGCCCGAAACCGTAGAAAAGGCTTCATGGGCCACAGGCGGAAAAAAAATCATACTGTATGCGGGCAATATGGGGGAGGGGCAGGGGCTTGAAAAAATCATCCCGCCCATGGCCGTGGCGCTTGCGGCAACGCACCACTTTGTATTGATTGGTGACGGAGGACGCCGCGAGGCGCTCTTGAATGCACTTGAGGCTCGAGACGTGCAGAATGTAAGCCTGCTGTCACCGGTTGAGCGCAAGGCTCTGGTTGCCGCCTATCTACAGGCGGATATTCTTTTTCTGCATTTGAACGATTGTCAGGCATTTTTGAAGGTTCTTCCTTCAAAACTCTTTGAATATGCGGCATTTACAAAACCCATTGCAGCCGGTGTGGCTGGTTTTGCCGAAGCGTTTATTGCGCGAGAACTTCCTGATGTTAAGGTTTTTACGCCATGTGATGCCGAGCATGCCGTTGAGGTTATTCGCAGTATGCCATCCAGTATACCCCCCCGTGGCGCATTTAAGGCGCGATTTGCGCGCGAGAGCATCATGCAGCGTCTTGCAGAACAGCTTTTTGCACTGTCAAAAAGGGAGCATGCTGCATGA
- a CDS encoding UDP-glucose 4-epimerase family protein: MTNPILITGANGFVGEACLRRLLASGVPLRAALRSERPVPDGVESVTVGDIGPDTDWKKALAGCEAVIHTAARVHVMREQAADPLAAFRRVNVEGTLNLARQAADAGVSRFIFLSSIKVNGESTLSGHPFRAEHAPNPLDPYGQSKWEAEQGLFAIARETGMEAVIIRPPLVYGPRVKGNFRSMLNAVQKGIPLPLGGLENRRSLVFVDNLADLIRQCLTHPRAANAVFLVSDGEDVSTSTLLMSCASAMKRRARLFHVPQALLFFMARLLGREDALSRLCGSLQVDIESTCSRLNWTPPVPFEEALKITMQNLSD, encoded by the coding sequence ATGACTAACCCCATATTAATCACCGGAGCCAATGGTTTTGTGGGAGAGGCCTGTCTGCGCCGCCTGCTCGCGAGCGGTGTGCCGCTACGTGCAGCATTGCGTTCTGAACGGCCAGTGCCAGACGGTGTGGAAAGTGTGACTGTTGGTGACATCGGACCTGACACCGACTGGAAAAAAGCGCTTGCCGGCTGCGAGGCCGTTATCCATACCGCAGCGAGGGTGCATGTGATGCGGGAACAGGCGGCTGACCCGCTTGCGGCCTTTCGCCGAGTCAATGTCGAGGGCACCCTCAATCTGGCGCGCCAGGCGGCAGATGCCGGGGTTTCTCGATTTATTTTTCTCTCGAGCATCAAGGTCAATGGCGAATCAACACTTTCCGGGCACCCCTTTCGTGCAGAGCACGCGCCAAATCCGCTTGACCCTTACGGACAATCAAAATGGGAGGCGGAACAGGGGCTGTTTGCAATCGCGCGCGAAACCGGAATGGAGGCTGTTATTATCCGTCCGCCTCTCGTGTACGGCCCTCGAGTGAAGGGGAATTTTCGCTCCATGCTAAACGCTGTACAAAAGGGCATTCCCCTTCCGCTTGGTGGCCTTGAGAATCGCCGAAGTCTGGTATTTGTTGATAATCTGGCCGATTTGATTCGCCAGTGTCTCACCCATCCCCGGGCTGCCAATGCGGTATTTCTTGTCAGCGATGGCGAAGATGTTTCTACCTCGACATTGTTGATGAGCTGCGCGAGTGCCATGAAGCGGCGCGCACGTCTGTTCCACGTTCCTCAGGCGCTGCTCTTTTTTATGGCGCGTCTTTTGGGGCGTGAAGACGCATTGTCACGCCTTTGCGGCAGTCTTCAGGTCGATATTGAGTCAACCTGCAGCCGCCTTAACTGGACACCGCCTGTGCCGTTTGAGGAAGCGCTGAAAATCACCATGCAGAATTTGTCAGACTGA
- a CDS encoding glycosyltransferase family protein has translation MEKTSRPADTPSDTTAHFRDMLTRIQEENRRLKHRVERVEKQLALTNSQLLHYRNHPFFQIGEAMVQVFTRPWGLWCLPGRLYNAVRAARVLKSRPALSMPSWFTNAPPASRSVDEKRTICSVKGFSEDAYKSSAHYLAALRRLRMMTIMDEFSFHAFSLECHAQQVTPQNWRETLATFKPQLLMVESAWLGEGGAWHNRVNHPGPEFEALLAACREAMVPTVFWNKEDPVHFQTFINTASLFDHVFTTDLECIPRYQSLLGHRRVYLLPFACQPKTHNPVEIGVRKDAACFAGAYYVRYPERTRDLEHFVETLPCILPVEIYDRNFGKNDANYAFPPSYQPLIVGNLPAHAMDKAYKGYNFAINLNSIKQSQTMFARRIFELLACNTLTISNDSVGVRLLFGNLVLCGDDALEHVDTLSRLRENPIQLEKLRLWGLRRVMSEHTVTDRLAHVLACVGNTPARTLWPSVRVIAAADTLGACKRLIAQFNRQHFSERTLWLVVSDAIDYETDSPNVVLIRETAARARLVVEDDDWYAVMVDGDYYGPHYLTDLVSATRFAASECIGKTEYFAIESDGTLSRREEGQAFRYQEHMPLRRAFVRSRVLAGESLGMVLEAPESRILQLRALAIDAFSYCENANVPTAELLETVDFSKPLQTGISMHELNRFVKTLKPESQPDMPMPMLAGKTMARWLRVTDARVDLSENPAGLALASSLQEGQHLYAVFQHDFALNECVLLENRLDFHLDTTPGLHLQAVIWFINARGEKNGHIIKSVNTNHTVFIPENTARLRIGLRIQGSGRALVHGLIMGHKPLFKPLAARSDTLLLTNHYPSTSDLYRNAFVHSRVLAYHEAGKAVDVFRLRENMALQFHTFEGILCASADLTVLDAALESGQYKTVLVHFLDESLWKVLKKYIERVRVVVWVHGAEIQPVSRRMFNHTTPETLARATLKSEQRMRFWRELFSAFPNNLHVVFVSAHFAREVFADTGITLSPSAFSIIHNPIQTDRFVYVPKPASQRMRVLSIRPYASRTYANDLTVRAILALSEHPEFLQFEFLLTGDGALFEETLEPLRSFTNVRIERGFLEQKAIAALHREYGIFLCPTRMDTQGVSRDEAMASGLVPVTTSAGAIPEFVDEHCGVVVPLEDWQAMADALLHLYHHPHLFEKLSKAAAERVRAQSCHTRMIARELALPGMRD, from the coding sequence ATGGAAAAGACCTCGCGCCCGGCGGATACGCCGTCTGATACTACTGCTCACTTTCGCGACATGCTGACTCGCATTCAAGAAGAAAACCGCCGTCTTAAACACCGTGTCGAGCGCGTTGAAAAGCAGCTTGCACTGACGAACAGCCAGCTTCTGCATTATCGTAACCATCCTTTTTTTCAGATTGGTGAGGCCATGGTGCAGGTATTCACCCGACCATGGGGGTTGTGGTGTTTACCTGGCCGACTCTATAACGCGGTGCGTGCGGCGCGAGTGCTGAAAAGCCGTCCTGCTCTCTCAATGCCTTCGTGGTTTACAAACGCTCCGCCAGCCTCACGCTCTGTCGATGAGAAGCGTACCATTTGTAGTGTCAAGGGCTTTTCTGAGGATGCGTATAAGTCATCGGCACATTACCTTGCCGCACTGCGCCGCCTGCGCATGATGACCATCATGGATGAATTCAGTTTTCATGCATTTAGCCTTGAATGTCATGCGCAACAGGTTACACCACAAAACTGGCGCGAGACGCTTGCAACCTTCAAGCCGCAGCTTTTGATGGTTGAGTCTGCATGGCTTGGAGAAGGGGGGGCGTGGCACAATCGGGTTAATCATCCGGGACCTGAGTTTGAAGCGCTCCTTGCCGCGTGCCGGGAGGCGATGGTGCCAACTGTTTTTTGGAACAAGGAAGACCCGGTGCATTTTCAGACATTTATCAACACGGCGAGTCTTTTTGACCATGTATTTACAACCGATTTGGAATGTATTCCACGCTATCAGTCCCTTCTTGGACACCGGCGCGTGTATCTGCTGCCGTTTGCCTGCCAGCCAAAAACACACAATCCCGTGGAAATTGGTGTGCGCAAAGACGCAGCCTGTTTTGCAGGTGCCTATTATGTCCGCTATCCCGAGCGCACGCGTGATCTTGAACATTTTGTCGAGACACTCCCCTGTATCCTGCCGGTAGAAATTTATGACCGCAATTTTGGCAAGAACGATGCGAATTATGCCTTCCCCCCCAGCTACCAGCCGTTAATTGTCGGCAATCTGCCGGCACATGCCATGGATAAGGCGTATAAAGGCTACAACTTCGCTATTAATCTTAATTCCATCAAGCAGTCACAGACGATGTTTGCGCGTCGGATTTTTGAGCTGCTTGCCTGCAATACACTGACCATCAGTAACGATTCAGTTGGCGTGCGCCTGCTGTTTGGCAACCTCGTACTATGCGGGGATGATGCGCTCGAACATGTCGACACACTTTCGCGACTGCGTGAAAACCCCATCCAACTTGAAAAACTGCGTCTTTGGGGCCTGCGACGGGTCATGTCGGAACACACCGTCACCGACAGGCTTGCACATGTGCTTGCCTGCGTGGGCAATACGCCGGCGCGAACACTCTGGCCTTCTGTGCGCGTGATTGCGGCGGCCGACACCCTGGGGGCCTGTAAACGCCTTATTGCACAGTTTAATCGTCAGCATTTCAGTGAGCGTACGCTCTGGCTGGTGGTATCGGATGCAATCGACTACGAGACGGATTCGCCAAATGTAGTGCTTATCCGTGAAACGGCAGCACGCGCCCGGCTCGTTGTTGAAGATGACGACTGGTATGCCGTAATGGTGGACGGTGATTATTACGGGCCGCATTATCTCACCGATTTGGTCTCTGCCACACGCTTTGCTGCGAGTGAGTGTATTGGCAAGACCGAATACTTTGCCATTGAATCAGACGGTACTCTCTCGCGCCGCGAGGAGGGGCAGGCGTTTCGTTATCAGGAACACATGCCGCTTAGGCGCGCTTTTGTACGCTCACGCGTTCTTGCCGGTGAATCACTTGGAATGGTTCTCGAAGCTCCTGAATCGCGTATCCTGCAGCTTCGGGCGCTGGCAATTGATGCGTTCAGTTATTGCGAAAATGCCAATGTGCCGACAGCAGAGCTTCTAGAAACCGTGGATTTTTCAAAACCCTTGCAGACCGGCATCTCGATGCACGAATTAAACCGGTTCGTTAAAACACTGAAACCCGAGAGTCAGCCGGATATGCCGATGCCCATGCTTGCGGGCAAAACCATGGCGCGCTGGTTGCGTGTGACAGATGCGCGAGTAGATTTATCAGAAAATCCCGCGGGGCTTGCCCTGGCTTCGAGTCTTCAGGAAGGGCAGCATCTGTATGCCGTTTTTCAGCACGATTTCGCACTGAATGAGTGCGTTCTCCTTGAAAACCGTCTCGATTTTCACCTTGATACGACACCCGGCCTGCATCTGCAGGCGGTTATCTGGTTTATTAATGCACGGGGCGAGAAAAACGGGCATATTATCAAAAGCGTCAACACCAATCATACCGTTTTTATTCCAGAGAATACCGCGCGACTGCGCATCGGGCTTCGCATTCAAGGATCCGGACGCGCGTTGGTGCACGGACTGATTATGGGGCATAAGCCTCTTTTTAAACCGCTGGCAGCGCGCTCTGATACGCTGCTGCTGACCAATCACTATCCGAGCACCAGCGATTTATACCGCAATGCTTTTGTTCACAGCCGGGTGCTTGCCTATCACGAGGCCGGCAAAGCGGTTGATGTCTTTCGTCTGCGCGAGAACATGGCGCTGCAGTTTCATACTTTCGAGGGTATCCTTTGTGCGAGCGCCGATTTAACCGTTTTAGATGCCGCACTGGAGAGCGGACAGTACAAAACGGTACTGGTACATTTTCTTGATGAATCGCTGTGGAAGGTACTGAAAAAATACATTGAGCGGGTGCGGGTTGTAGTGTGGGTTCATGGTGCGGAAATCCAGCCGGTGAGCCGGCGCATGTTTAACCATACAACGCCTGAGACACTCGCGCGCGCCACGCTAAAGAGCGAGCAGCGCATGCGTTTCTGGCGTGAGCTCTTCAGCGCGTTCCCAAACAATCTGCACGTTGTATTTGTGTCTGCGCATTTTGCCCGGGAAGTCTTTGCGGATACCGGCATCACGCTCTCGCCATCAGCCTTTTCCATCATTCATAACCCCATTCAGACCGACAGGTTTGTCTATGTGCCAAAACCTGCATCACAGCGGATGCGGGTGCTGTCAATTCGACCCTATGCTTCACGCACCTATGCCAATGATTTAACTGTGCGGGCCATTCTCGCACTGTCTGAACATCCTGAGTTTCTGCAGTTTGAATTTTTATTGACAGGAGATGGTGCGCTATTCGAAGAAACACTGGAGCCGCTGCGCTCATTTACCAATGTTCGCATCGAGCGCGGGTTTCTTGAACAGAAAGCGATTGCCGCACTGCACCGGGAGTACGGTATCTTTTTATGCCCGACACGCATGGACACCCAGGGCGTTTCGCGTGATGAAGCCATGGCTTCAGGTCTTGTTCCTGTAACAACCAGTGCCGGAGCTATCCCGGAATTTGTGGACGAACACTGCGGTGTCGTAGTGCCGCTTGAAGACTGGCAGGCGATGGCAGACGCACTTTTGCACCTTTATCATCATCCCCACCTCTTTGAAAAACTCTCAAAAGCCGCGGCAGAGCGTGTGCGCGCACAATCGTGCCATACCCGCATGATTGCGCGGGAGCTCGCTCTGCCGGGAATGCGCGATTAG
- a CDS encoding carbonic anhydrase, which translates to MMCLFLAGCLNGAFAAEASLKNMPIGKITTASQQSRMTPRQALQQLKAGNDRFLKGNLKQRDYLAQAKAASYGQYPWAVVLNCMDSRSVPELFFDQGLADLFTLRVAGNVLDDIMTGSMEFATKVVGARLIVVLGHTSCGAMSGACDGVNLGHLDSVLDKISPLVPKTRQETGLTQCSDPKLVNALAKNNALHVAREIQEKSPIIRELIQKGEVGIVAGIHDIRTGEVTFFEEGKLIPR; encoded by the coding sequence ATGATGTGTCTTTTTCTGGCAGGATGCCTCAACGGTGCTTTTGCTGCCGAAGCCTCTCTCAAAAACATGCCCATCGGTAAGATAACCACCGCTTCTCAGCAAAGCCGCATGACGCCCAGACAGGCTCTGCAGCAGCTTAAAGCCGGTAACGACCGATTTCTTAAAGGCAATCTCAAACAGCGCGACTATCTTGCGCAGGCTAAAGCCGCGTCTTATGGCCAGTATCCCTGGGCGGTGGTGCTGAACTGCATGGATTCCCGCAGCGTGCCTGAACTCTTTTTTGATCAGGGGCTTGCCGATTTATTCACCCTGCGCGTGGCGGGTAACGTACTTGACGATATTATGACGGGCAGCATGGAGTTTGCCACTAAAGTAGTGGGTGCGCGTCTTATTGTCGTTCTCGGACATACCTCCTGCGGCGCCATGTCTGGTGCCTGTGATGGTGTCAATCTTGGACACCTTGACAGCGTGCTTGATAAAATCAGTCCGCTGGTTCCTAAAACCCGTCAGGAAACCGGGTTAACGCAGTGCTCAGACCCAAAGCTTGTCAACGCACTTGCTAAAAACAATGCCCTGCACGTTGCCCGCGAAATTCAGGAAAAAAGTCCGATTATCCGTGAACTCATCCAAAAAGGAGAAGTTGGGATTGTCGCCGGCATACACGATATTCGCACCGGCGAGGTCACCTTCTTCGAGGAAGGAAAACTGATTCCGCGCTAA
- a CDS encoding L-serine ammonia-lyase has translation MHISLFDLFSIGIGPSSSHTVGPMLAANAFAARLEKEALLAKTARVKVELYGSLALTGKGHGTDKAILNGLEGKDPATVEPHTMVPRMHAILADKTLLLAGTHSVTFDGLQDLLFLQKEVLPRHSNGMRFTAFDAEKNLIAQDIWYSIGGGFIVTEAEFDNAASARAAPPYPFYTADELLRLCEAHQLSIAELMWANERTWHTDEEITEGILGIAGVMNTCIESGCHNSGILPGGLSLKRRAPELYQKLIAHEGVPSVFEQSDVLNYLNLYAMAVNEENAAGGRIVTAPTNGAAGIIPAVMRYMQTAHGKNTPENLCTYFLTAAAMGILYKVGASISGAEVGCQGEVGVASSMAAAGLTAVLGGSNAQIENAAEIAMEHHLGMTCDPVLGLVQIPCIERNAMGAVKAVNASRMALIGNGQHQISLDKVIRTMKQTGLDMKSIYKETSLGGLAVSGVNQAEC, from the coding sequence ATGCATATCAGTCTTTTCGATCTTTTTTCCATTGGCATTGGACCCTCAAGCTCGCACACGGTAGGCCCGATGCTTGCCGCGAATGCATTTGCCGCACGTCTTGAAAAAGAAGCACTGCTCGCTAAAACTGCGCGCGTCAAAGTAGAGCTGTATGGCTCGCTTGCGCTCACCGGCAAAGGACATGGCACCGACAAAGCCATACTGAACGGCCTTGAAGGCAAAGACCCCGCTACCGTTGAACCACACACCATGGTTCCGCGCATGCACGCAATTCTTGCTGATAAAACCCTCCTGCTTGCCGGCACGCATTCTGTAACATTTGATGGCCTTCAGGATTTGCTCTTTTTACAAAAAGAAGTACTGCCACGTCACAGTAACGGCATGCGTTTTACTGCGTTTGATGCTGAAAAGAACCTGATTGCTCAGGATATCTGGTATTCCATTGGTGGCGGATTTATCGTTACCGAAGCGGAATTTGACAATGCTGCCAGCGCGCGTGCCGCCCCACCCTATCCCTTTTACACCGCGGATGAACTGCTGCGCCTTTGCGAAGCGCATCAGCTAAGCATTGCCGAACTCATGTGGGCTAACGAACGCACCTGGCACACTGATGAAGAAATTACCGAGGGCATTCTGGGTATCGCCGGTGTCATGAACACCTGTATCGAAAGCGGCTGCCACAACAGCGGCATTCTGCCAGGCGGGCTGTCTCTGAAGCGACGCGCGCCTGAACTCTATCAAAAGCTCATTGCCCACGAGGGGGTGCCGAGTGTCTTTGAACAATCTGATGTCCTTAATTACCTGAACCTTTACGCCATGGCCGTCAATGAAGAAAATGCCGCCGGCGGTCGCATTGTCACGGCACCAACCAATGGCGCTGCCGGTATTATTCCGGCCGTGATGCGCTACATGCAGACCGCGCATGGCAAAAACACCCCCGAAAATCTCTGTACCTATTTTCTGACCGCCGCGGCCATGGGCATTCTTTATAAAGTAGGCGCCTCCATTTCTGGCGCGGAAGTCGGCTGTCAGGGCGAGGTGGGTGTAGCCTCTTCCATGGCCGCAGCCGGCCTCACCGCGGTACTTGGCGGCAGCAACGCCCAGATTGAAAACGCCGCTGAAATCGCGATGGAACATCACCTTGGCATGACCTGCGATCCGGTGCTCGGGCTTGTACAAATCCCCTGTATCGAGCGCAATGCCATGGGGGCTGTCAAGGCTGTTAACGCATCGCGCATGGCGCTGATTGGCAACGGCCAGCATCAGATTTCACTCGATAAGGTGATTCGCACCATGAAGCAAACCGGCCTTGACATGAAAAGCATCTACAAAGAAACCTCGCTCGGAGGGCTTGCGGTCAGTGGCGTGAATCAGGCGGAGTGCTAG